From a single Streptomyces liliifuscus genomic region:
- a CDS encoding protein kinase domain-containing protein gives MDGLDPADPGWIGGYRLLGRLGEGGMGRVYLARSERGRTVAVKVVKEELARKPDFRRRFAQEVKAAQRVGGDWTAPVLDADTEAPTPWVATGYVAGPSLAEVVDKQYGPLPPQSVRALAIGLIRALQAIHGAGLVHRDLKPSNVLVTIDGPRVIDFGIARALDTAVQSADGLTKPGALVGSPGFMAPEQVRGERVTFASDVFCLGAVLAYTATGRLPFGTADGGIHSLLFRIAEEEADLEDIPDAWQGLIAACLAKDPAQRPSLDTLLASAEGMPGAPVGRDGRGGAWLPGEVLAELGRHAVRLLDSEDPQGPAPTPSPVPGASASARIPSPAPASNPAPASNPGPASSPIPVSSPVPGFGPPLAYSPTAPSWQSPQPGSQHPHSPLPGSLHPQGPLPGGLHPHSPPPGHLQAPHFSAPAYGSRLPTPRSTRGLSIALALLLALFVVPLLLRIAVLGVAYSRLSAAASTSATDLIKDYKYLSVASLGTEVLTVFVGIAVVIVWAFWFQRSRLNAEAFAPGHIRHASGMAAGSWFIPVVNFYMPKQIGNDIWTATTGRPSGAGRWLLHTWWWFWLAYFLAYANDSWASWYDRDLAVAATDTIVTSQAANVLGIVTAVLAILFVRRLTNLQRARMAGGA, from the coding sequence ATGGACGGGTTGGACCCGGCGGATCCGGGCTGGATCGGCGGCTACCGACTGCTCGGCAGACTCGGTGAAGGCGGCATGGGGCGGGTGTACCTGGCCCGTTCCGAGCGCGGCCGTACGGTCGCGGTCAAGGTCGTCAAGGAGGAGCTGGCCCGCAAGCCGGACTTCAGACGGCGGTTCGCGCAGGAGGTGAAGGCGGCCCAGCGGGTCGGTGGCGACTGGACGGCACCCGTGCTCGACGCCGACACCGAGGCGCCGACCCCCTGGGTCGCCACCGGCTACGTCGCCGGCCCCTCGCTCGCCGAGGTGGTGGACAAGCAGTACGGACCGCTGCCGCCGCAGTCCGTGCGCGCGTTGGCGATCGGGCTCATCCGCGCGCTCCAGGCCATCCACGGCGCGGGTCTCGTGCACCGCGACCTCAAGCCCTCCAACGTGCTGGTGACGATCGACGGGCCCCGGGTCATCGACTTCGGTATCGCGCGGGCCCTCGACACGGCCGTGCAGTCCGCCGACGGGCTCACCAAGCCCGGGGCCCTCGTGGGGTCCCCGGGCTTCATGGCGCCCGAGCAGGTGCGCGGCGAGCGGGTGACGTTCGCGAGCGACGTCTTCTGCCTCGGTGCCGTGCTGGCGTACACCGCCACGGGGCGGCTGCCCTTCGGTACCGCCGACGGCGGGATCCACTCGCTGCTCTTCCGCATCGCGGAGGAGGAGGCCGATCTCGAGGACATACCCGATGCCTGGCAGGGACTGATCGCGGCCTGCCTCGCGAAGGACCCCGCCCAACGGCCCTCCCTGGACACGCTGTTGGCGTCGGCCGAGGGGATGCCGGGCGCACCGGTCGGCAGAGACGGCAGGGGCGGCGCGTGGCTGCCCGGCGAGGTGCTGGCGGAGCTGGGCAGACACGCCGTACGCCTCCTGGACAGCGAGGACCCGCAGGGCCCCGCGCCGACGCCGAGTCCCGTGCCCGGGGCGAGCGCCTCTGCGCGGATACCGAGCCCCGCACCGGCATCGAACCCTGCACCGGCATCGAACCCCGGACCGGCATCCAGCCCCATACCGGTATCGAGCCCCGTACCGGGCTTCGGCCCTCCCCTCGCGTACTCCCCGACGGCCCCCTCGTGGCAGAGCCCGCAGCCCGGCAGTCAGCACCCGCACAGTCCGCTGCCCGGCAGCCTCCACCCGCAGGGCCCGCTCCCCGGGGGTCTCCACCCCCACAGCCCGCCCCCGGGGCATCTGCAGGCCCCGCACTTCTCCGCTCCCGCCTACGGCTCCCGGTTGCCCACCCCTCGCTCGACCCGTGGGCTCTCGATCGCGCTGGCCCTCCTGCTCGCCCTCTTCGTCGTGCCGCTGCTGCTGCGGATCGCCGTCCTCGGGGTGGCCTACTCCCGGCTGTCCGCGGCGGCCAGTACGTCAGCCACCGACCTCATCAAGGACTACAAGTACCTGAGCGTCGCGTCGCTGGGGACCGAGGTGCTCACCGTGTTCGTGGGCATCGCGGTGGTGATCGTGTGGGCTTTCTGGTTCCAGCGCAGCCGGCTCAACGCCGAGGCCTTCGCGCCGGGCCACATCCGCCACGCGTCCGGGATGGCGGCCGGTTCGTGGTTCATCCCGGTCGTCAACTTCTACATGCCCAAGCAGATCGGCAACGACATCTGGACGGCGACGACCGGCAGGCCGTCCGGCGCCGGACGGTGGCTCCTGCACACATGGTGGTGGTTCTGGCTCGCCTACTTCCTGGCGTACGCGAACGACTCGTGGGCCAGCTGGTACGACAGGGACCTCGCCGTCGCGGCCACGGACACCATCGTCACCTCGCAGGCGGCCAACGTCCTCGGCATCGTGACCGCCGTACTGGCCATCCTCTTCGTGCGACGGCTCACGAACCTCCAGCGGGCCCGCATGGCAGGAGGCGCCTAG
- a CDS encoding alpha/beta hydrolase, whose product MKKSKRNIALTAVSGVVLGLALPLTATASTAPTALRDKPLDWAKCEGSGFGPGQECATVDVPMDYADPGGEEIGVAVSRIRSEKPAVRRGVLLLIPGGPGGSSLEEQSAKARTLPREVREAYDLVVFDPRGNGRSAPVSCGFERRDLAATAFRPWPGGPDGSVAPNMAAATRMAGACERNGGELMRHIDTVANAHDVDRIRAALGERKLSAWGVSYGSYLGAVYSQLFPHRTDRFVLDSNLDANADAHGGQVARGLWAGFERGVEDVFPEFAKWASAPGNPYRLADTAAGVRPMFLRLAARLDREPIPWPGANPAELNGNVLRQSLLDAFYDPEGFPAAARLILAARKGTVPPAPEAPPEALLQNGLAVASATFCNEGKWPTSAARYQKEVDESRAKYPLTAGMPRNATLCAAWPYPPKQDPVRITDRGPSTILMVQNERDPAAPLAGARELRAALGKRAVMVTVDSTGHDAYLGNGNACGDTAVTRYLATGERPARDTYCR is encoded by the coding sequence ATGAAGAAGAGCAAGCGAAACATCGCCCTGACCGCCGTCTCCGGCGTGGTGCTCGGGCTCGCCCTGCCGCTCACCGCGACCGCCTCGACCGCTCCAACTGCCCTACGGGACAAGCCCCTCGACTGGGCGAAGTGCGAGGGGAGCGGGTTCGGCCCCGGGCAGGAGTGCGCGACCGTCGACGTGCCCATGGACTACGCCGACCCCGGGGGCGAGGAGATCGGTGTCGCCGTCTCCCGGATCCGGAGCGAGAAGCCGGCCGTACGCCGAGGGGTCCTGCTGCTGATTCCCGGAGGGCCCGGTGGCAGCAGTCTCGAAGAGCAGTCGGCGAAGGCGCGGACCCTGCCCCGGGAGGTGCGGGAGGCGTACGACCTGGTCGTGTTCGATCCCCGGGGCAACGGGCGCTCGGCGCCGGTGAGTTGCGGGTTCGAGCGGCGGGATCTGGCCGCGACCGCGTTCCGGCCGTGGCCCGGCGGTCCGGACGGGTCCGTCGCCCCGAACATGGCTGCCGCCACACGGATGGCCGGCGCCTGCGAGCGCAACGGCGGGGAGCTGATGCGGCACATCGACACCGTCGCCAACGCGCATGACGTCGACCGCATCCGGGCGGCGCTCGGCGAGCGGAAGCTGTCCGCCTGGGGTGTCTCGTACGGCTCGTATCTCGGCGCCGTCTACAGCCAGTTGTTCCCCCACCGCACCGACCGGTTCGTGCTGGACAGCAATCTGGACGCCAACGCGGACGCCCACGGCGGCCAGGTCGCCCGCGGTCTGTGGGCCGGGTTCGAGCGGGGTGTCGAGGACGTCTTCCCCGAGTTCGCCAAGTGGGCCTCGGCGCCCGGGAATCCGTACCGGCTGGCCGATACGGCGGCCGGGGTGCGGCCGATGTTCCTGCGGCTCGCCGCACGCCTCGACCGCGAGCCGATTCCCTGGCCCGGCGCCAATCCGGCCGAGCTGAACGGCAACGTGCTGCGGCAGAGCCTGCTCGACGCGTTCTACGACCCCGAGGGCTTCCCGGCGGCGGCCCGGCTGATCCTCGCCGCCCGGAAGGGCACTGTCCCGCCCGCGCCCGAGGCGCCCCCGGAGGCGCTGTTGCAGAACGGCCTCGCCGTCGCCTCCGCGACCTTCTGCAACGAGGGGAAGTGGCCCACGTCGGCCGCCCGCTACCAGAAGGAGGTCGACGAGAGCCGCGCCAAATACCCGCTGACCGCCGGAATGCCGAGGAACGCGACCCTCTGCGCCGCCTGGCCGTATCCGCCGAAGCAGGACCCGGTACGGATCACCGACCGCGGACCCTCCACCATCCTCATGGTCCAGAACGAGCGGGACCCCGCCGCCCCGCTCGCCGGCGCCCGCGAACTCCGCGCGGCCCTCGGCAAGCGCGCCGTCATGGTGACCGTGGACTCCACCGGACACGACGCCTACCTGGGCAACGGCAACGCCTGCGGGGACACGGCCGTCACCCGCTACCTGGCCACGGGGGAACGGCCCGCCAGGGACACGTACTGCCGATAG
- a CDS encoding TetR/AcrR family transcriptional regulator, with protein MAETGTTTPRERYRTQVRTEIKERAWEQIATAGATALSLNAIAKQMGMSGPALYRYFAGRDELITELIRDAYSSLADTLNAAAESGADLPALAHALREWALADPHRYFLIYGTPVPGYHAPDDVTGIAQGIMVTLLDACVALPSDGPATPFDTHLESHRQWAGGHPAPPAALHRGLALWTRLHGVLSLELAGHFTGMGFDPALLYAAELEDLLSH; from the coding sequence ATGGCGGAGACCGGCACGACGACCCCGCGAGAGCGCTACCGCACCCAGGTGCGTACGGAGATCAAGGAACGCGCGTGGGAGCAGATCGCCACGGCGGGCGCGACCGCGCTCTCCCTCAACGCGATCGCCAAGCAGATGGGCATGAGCGGCCCCGCGCTCTACCGGTACTTCGCCGGCCGCGACGAGCTGATCACCGAGCTGATCAGGGACGCGTACAGCAGCCTCGCCGACACCCTCAACGCGGCCGCCGAATCCGGCGCCGACCTCCCCGCGCTCGCGCACGCCCTGCGCGAGTGGGCCCTCGCGGACCCCCACCGCTACTTCCTCATCTACGGCACGCCCGTGCCCGGCTACCACGCGCCGGACGACGTCACCGGAATCGCGCAGGGCATCATGGTGACGTTGCTCGACGCCTGCGTCGCGCTGCCCTCGGACGGTCCCGCGACGCCGTTCGACACCCACCTCGAAAGCCACCGCCAGTGGGCGGGCGGCCACCCCGCCCCGCCCGCGGCCCTCCACCGGGGCCTGGCCCTCTGGACCCGGCTGCACGGCGTCCTGTCCCTGGAACTCGCCGGCCACTTCACCGGGATGGGCTTCGACCCCGCACTGCTGTACGCGGCCGAACTGGAGGACCTGCTCAGCCACTGA
- a CDS encoding medium chain dehydrogenase/reductase family protein: MNAEGLVEVVLPGKVEPEGLEIRHGAVPVAGPGQVLIRMEATGVSFAEQQMRRGRYYDQPAFPFVPGYDLVGTVAATGEGVEPGLAGTRVAALVKVGGWASHVLVDAADVVPVPDGVGAAEAETLVLNGITAWQMLHRKARVRAGQTVLVHGANGGVGSVLVQLAVAAGAKVIGTASARHHDALRAQGVTPVDYRTEDIPARVRELAPGGVDAVFDHVGLRSAIDSWNLLAPGGTLVSYGSAATRDDEGSKQLPVLKLLGRIWVWNALPNRRRAYFFNIWAGRAFAKNQFRARLRADLTQVLAALQRGDITPRIAAQLPLSRIADALRLAESGTVAGKIVLNP, encoded by the coding sequence ATGAACGCCGAAGGACTCGTCGAGGTCGTCCTGCCGGGCAAGGTGGAGCCGGAAGGGCTGGAGATCCGGCACGGAGCCGTACCCGTCGCGGGCCCCGGTCAGGTCCTGATCCGGATGGAGGCGACCGGCGTCTCCTTCGCCGAGCAGCAGATGCGCCGCGGCCGCTACTACGACCAGCCGGCGTTCCCCTTCGTCCCCGGCTACGACCTGGTCGGGACCGTGGCCGCCACCGGTGAGGGCGTCGAGCCGGGCCTGGCCGGCACCCGGGTGGCCGCACTGGTCAAGGTCGGCGGCTGGGCCAGCCACGTACTCGTCGACGCGGCGGACGTGGTGCCGGTGCCCGACGGGGTCGGCGCGGCGGAGGCGGAGACGCTGGTGCTCAACGGCATCACCGCCTGGCAGATGCTGCACCGCAAGGCCCGCGTCCGCGCCGGGCAGACCGTCCTGGTGCACGGCGCCAACGGCGGCGTCGGCTCGGTCCTGGTCCAGCTCGCAGTGGCCGCGGGCGCCAAGGTGATCGGCACGGCGTCCGCGCGCCACCACGACGCGCTGCGGGCCCAGGGGGTCACTCCCGTCGACTACCGCACCGAGGACATTCCCGCGCGGGTCCGTGAGCTGGCCCCCGGCGGAGTGGACGCCGTCTTCGACCACGTCGGCCTGCGCAGCGCGATCGACTCCTGGAACCTCCTCGCCCCCGGCGGCACGCTCGTCTCCTACGGCAGCGCCGCCACCCGGGACGACGAGGGCTCCAAGCAGCTGCCCGTGCTCAAGCTGCTCGGCCGGATCTGGGTGTGGAACGCGCTGCCCAACCGCCGGCGCGCCTACTTCTTCAACATCTGGGCCGGGCGGGCCTTCGCCAAGAACCAGTTCCGGGCCCGGCTGCGCGCCGACCTCACCCAGGTCCTCGCGGCCCTCCAGCGCGGTGACATCACCCCCCGGATCGCCGCACAGCTCCCGCTCTCCCGCATCGCCGACGCCCTGCGCCTGGCCGAGTCGGGCACCGTCGCCGGAAAGATCGTCCTGAACCCGTAG
- a CDS encoding nitroreductase/quinone reductase family protein — protein sequence MSRHHETKFRVVTKLQRWVVNPVSRLLPFQTLLETTGRKSGLPRRTPVGGRRVGREFWIVSEYGEKSQYVRNIQANPSVRVRDKGRWHHGTAHLLHKDDARTRLKSLPRMNSAAVRAFGTNLLTVRVDLTD from the coding sequence ATGTCACGCCACCACGAGACCAAGTTCCGCGTCGTCACGAAGCTCCAGCGGTGGGTCGTGAACCCGGTGTCCAGACTGCTGCCGTTCCAGACGCTGTTGGAGACCACCGGACGCAAGTCGGGGCTGCCGCGGCGGACTCCGGTCGGTGGGCGGCGGGTCGGCCGGGAGTTCTGGATCGTGTCCGAGTACGGCGAGAAGTCGCAGTACGTACGGAACATCCAGGCGAACCCGAGCGTCCGCGTCCGCGACAAGGGCCGGTGGCACCACGGCACCGCCCACCTCCTGCACAAGGACGACGCCCGCACCCGGCTGAAGTCCCTCCCCCGCATGAACAGCGCCGCAGTCCGGGCGTTCGGCACGAACCTGCTGACCGTACGGGTGGATCTGACGGACTGA
- a CDS encoding serine/threonine-protein kinase encodes MDHATEVFQPLQADDPPMVAGYRLAARLGAGGMGRVYLSHTQGGRPVAIKVIRPELADDPTFRRGFRREIKAAQRVRGAYTAELIDGDADGVPPWLATLYVPGPSLAEAVARRGPLPVPAVLWLMAGVAEALQAIHAAGIVHRDLKPSNVLLAADGPRVIDFGISLASGITSHTATGATVGTPQFMAPEQASGGGVTAATDVFALGQTAAFAALGEPLYGDGNSVGVLYRIVHSEPDLSLLPAQLRPLMARCLAADPGQRATPAEIVEWCRQRLGRDADAGAGPAVWREVMGPEVTVPSPVPHPTPVHTMPLLAQPQLQRRPQPTVPDERRARRRRTRMLAVVVTVGSLLSVGVAWTNLDMSERLRDRNAAESSTSGQESSARSSTSSSTSGASSGSGAGGRTSGGSRPSSTASKPPKPIPYPVQMLNATIPLDMKDPYRFLNDAKDVKDDRSAKERKADIRFVCGQTCALESDTSLIDWVPSEKPGATLESCRATLADAEHRLPLAIVAAGSEICFEHPSGDIALFVVDVKSTALPDSGFVSGEMTVWRGAA; translated from the coding sequence ATGGACCACGCGACTGAGGTGTTCCAGCCACTGCAGGCGGACGATCCGCCCATGGTGGCCGGTTACCGCCTCGCCGCCCGGCTCGGTGCGGGAGGTATGGGCCGGGTTTATCTGTCGCACACCCAGGGCGGCCGACCGGTGGCGATCAAGGTGATCCGGCCGGAGCTGGCCGACGACCCGACCTTCCGGCGGGGGTTCCGCAGGGAGATAAAGGCGGCCCAGCGGGTCCGGGGCGCGTACACCGCGGAGCTGATCGACGGCGACGCGGACGGTGTACCGCCCTGGCTGGCCACGCTGTACGTGCCCGGCCCCTCGCTGGCGGAGGCCGTCGCCCGGCGCGGACCACTGCCGGTGCCCGCGGTGCTGTGGCTGATGGCGGGGGTGGCCGAGGCCCTGCAGGCAATCCATGCCGCGGGAATCGTGCACCGGGACCTGAAGCCGTCGAACGTGCTGCTGGCCGCCGACGGGCCGCGGGTGATCGACTTCGGCATCTCGCTGGCCTCGGGCATCACCTCGCACACCGCCACGGGAGCCACTGTCGGCACGCCCCAGTTCATGGCTCCCGAGCAGGCGTCCGGGGGTGGGGTCACGGCGGCGACCGACGTGTTCGCGCTCGGCCAGACAGCGGCGTTCGCGGCGCTGGGCGAACCGTTGTACGGGGACGGCAACTCGGTCGGCGTGCTGTACCGGATCGTGCACTCGGAACCCGACCTGTCCCTGCTGCCCGCGCAGCTCCGTCCGCTGATGGCCCGGTGCCTCGCGGCCGATCCGGGGCAGCGGGCCACTCCGGCGGAGATCGTCGAGTGGTGTCGGCAGCGGCTGGGCCGGGACGCCGACGCGGGCGCCGGACCGGCCGTCTGGCGGGAGGTCATGGGACCCGAGGTGACGGTTCCGTCCCCGGTCCCCCACCCGACCCCGGTGCACACGATGCCGTTGCTCGCGCAGCCGCAACTTCAGCGGCGTCCGCAGCCGACGGTGCCGGACGAGCGGCGGGCCCGTCGGCGGCGTACCAGGATGCTTGCGGTCGTCGTGACGGTGGGTTCGCTGCTGTCGGTGGGCGTGGCATGGACGAACCTGGATATGTCGGAGCGGCTGCGTGACCGGAATGCGGCCGAGTCCTCGACGTCCGGTCAGGAGTCCTCGGCACGGTCGTCGACTTCCTCATCGACGTCCGGGGCGTCCTCGGGGTCGGGAGCCGGGGGCCGGACATCAGGAGGTTCACGCCCCTCCTCGACCGCGTCCAAGCCGCCGAAACCGATCCCGTACCCCGTGCAGATGCTGAACGCGACGATACCCCTGGATATGAAGGATCCCTACCGCTTCCTCAACGACGCCAAAGACGTCAAGGACGACAGGAGTGCGAAGGAACGCAAGGCGGACATCCGCTTCGTCTGCGGGCAGACCTGCGCGTTGGAGAGCGACACGAGTCTGATCGACTGGGTGCCTTCCGAGAAGCCGGGCGCCACCCTGGAATCCTGTCGCGCAACCCTCGCCGACGCCGAACACAGGCTCCCGCTCGCCATTGTGGCGGCCGGCAGCGAGATCTGCTTCGAACACCCCTCCGGAGACATCGCTCTGTTCGTGGTCGATGTGAAGTCGACCGCGCTGCCGGACAGTGGTTTCGTGTCCGGCGAGATGACGGTCTGGCGAGGGGCGGCCTAG
- a CDS encoding TetR/AcrR family transcriptional regulator, producing MSTKARILEVAAALVAESPDGDVSTRAVCEAAGVGAPALYRHFGDKEGLLSAVVDHGWDRYLATKRDRAPGTDPVQDLRDGWDTHVEFALHNPNLYRLMNSPAMRKPPAAALESHRILTADLQRAAEHGKLRLAPELAAQIIMSANVGVALMLVSRPATFTDVSVSRRVRDGVHATVFTPDVTAQPETGTGTETERDASERAEASDESRLPATAARLNALLRQSPVPTLSPAEDALLTEWLDRISNESRS from the coding sequence GTGAGTACGAAAGCGCGCATTCTCGAAGTGGCGGCGGCCCTCGTCGCCGAGTCGCCGGACGGGGACGTCTCCACCCGGGCCGTGTGCGAGGCGGCGGGGGTCGGCGCCCCGGCCCTCTACCGCCACTTCGGGGACAAGGAGGGCCTCCTGTCGGCGGTCGTCGACCACGGCTGGGACAGGTACCTCGCGACCAAGCGCGACCGCGCCCCCGGCACGGACCCTGTCCAGGACCTGCGGGACGGCTGGGACACCCATGTCGAGTTCGCCCTGCACAATCCGAACCTGTACCGCCTGATGAACTCACCGGCGATGCGCAAGCCCCCGGCGGCGGCCCTGGAGTCCCACCGCATCCTCACGGCGGACCTCCAACGGGCCGCGGAACACGGCAAGTTGCGCCTCGCCCCCGAACTGGCCGCCCAGATCATCATGTCCGCGAACGTAGGGGTGGCCCTGATGCTCGTCTCCCGCCCTGCGACGTTCACCGACGTCTCGGTGTCCCGCCGGGTACGGGACGGGGTCCACGCCACGGTCTTCACACCGGACGTGACCGCCCAGCCTGAGACGGGGACGGGGACAGAGACGGAGAGGGATGCGTCAGAAAGGGCAGAGGCTTCGGACGAGTCCCGTCTTCCCGCCACGGCGGCCCGCCTGAACGCCCTCCTCCGCCAGTCCCCGGTACCGACCCTCAGCCCCGCCGAGGACGCCCTGCTCACGGAGTGGCTGGACCGTATCTCGAACGAGTCCCGGAGTTAG
- a CDS encoding SDR family NAD(P)-dependent oxidoreductase has product MGKTIVITGAGSGFGALAARALAEAGHTVYAAMRDTAGRNASRVAEAEAYAAEHQVDLRTVELDVLSQASADAAVATVLSEAGTLDVVVHNAGHMVTGPTEAFTPEELAAVYDTNVLGTQRVNRAALPHLRAQEHGLVLWIGSTSTRGGTPPYLAPYFAAKAAMDALAVSYAAELARFGIETTIVVPGAFTSGTNHFATGGHPAEQGVLPAYEERYAGLMDQVAQRLAALAPADAPASLVADAIVEVVDTPPGERPFRVHVDPANDGSEEVSRVADRIRAEFLTRIGLDDLLAPHGTAA; this is encoded by the coding sequence ATGGGCAAGACGATCGTCATCACGGGCGCCGGTTCGGGATTCGGCGCGCTCGCCGCGCGGGCACTGGCCGAAGCGGGTCACACGGTCTACGCGGCGATGCGCGACACGGCAGGGCGCAACGCGAGCCGGGTCGCGGAGGCCGAGGCGTACGCGGCCGAGCACCAAGTGGACCTGCGGACGGTCGAGTTGGACGTCCTCTCCCAGGCGTCCGCGGATGCCGCCGTCGCCACGGTCCTGTCCGAGGCCGGCACGCTGGACGTGGTCGTCCACAACGCGGGCCACATGGTGACCGGCCCGACCGAGGCGTTCACCCCCGAGGAACTGGCCGCGGTGTACGACACGAATGTGCTGGGCACCCAGCGGGTCAACCGCGCCGCGCTGCCCCACCTGCGGGCCCAGGAGCACGGCCTGGTGCTCTGGATCGGTTCGACCTCGACCCGGGGCGGCACCCCGCCCTACCTCGCGCCGTACTTCGCAGCGAAGGCCGCGATGGACGCGCTCGCGGTGTCGTACGCGGCCGAGCTGGCCCGCTTCGGCATAGAGACGACCATCGTCGTGCCCGGCGCCTTCACCTCGGGCACCAACCACTTCGCGACCGGCGGCCATCCCGCCGAGCAGGGGGTCCTCCCCGCGTACGAGGAGCGGTACGCGGGCCTGATGGACCAGGTCGCCCAGCGCCTCGCCGCCCTCGCGCCCGCCGACGCCCCGGCTTCCCTGGTGGCCGACGCGATCGTCGAGGTCGTCGACACCCCGCCCGGCGAGCGGCCCTTCCGGGTCCACGTCGACCCGGCGAACGACGGGTCGGAGGAGGTCAGCCGGGTCGCGGACCGCATCCGCGCCGAGTTCCTGACCCGAATAGGCCTCGACGACCTCCTCGCCCCGCACGGGACGGCGGCGTGA
- a CDS encoding SDR family oxidoreductase has translation MSDQQPITPTTDRVAVVTGGSRGIGRETAERLAADGFAVVVNFAGNQAEADKTVAAITEAGGQALAFRADVADETEVAALFDTAESTYGGVDVVVHAAGVMTLAPLADFDLDALDRMHRTNIRGTFVVDQQAVRRLREGGAVINFSSSVLALAIPGYSAYAASKGAVEAMTLILAREMRGRDITVNAVAPGPTATALFLDGKDEETIARMAAQPPLERLGTPEDIAGVVSFLAGPAGRWVNGQVLRANGGIA, from the coding sequence ATGAGCGACCAGCAGCCCATCACCCCCACCACTGACCGCGTCGCGGTCGTCACCGGCGGATCCCGTGGGATCGGGCGAGAGACCGCGGAGCGGCTCGCCGCCGACGGATTCGCGGTCGTCGTGAACTTCGCGGGGAACCAGGCCGAGGCCGACAAGACCGTCGCGGCGATCACCGAGGCGGGCGGACAGGCGCTCGCCTTCCGGGCCGACGTGGCGGACGAGACCGAGGTGGCGGCACTCTTCGACACCGCGGAGTCGACGTACGGCGGGGTCGACGTGGTCGTCCACGCGGCCGGTGTCATGACACTGGCCCCGCTCGCCGACTTCGACCTCGACGCCCTGGACCGGATGCACCGCACGAACATCCGCGGCACGTTCGTCGTCGACCAGCAGGCCGTGCGCCGGCTGCGCGAGGGCGGCGCGGTCATCAACTTCTCCAGCTCCGTGCTGGCCCTCGCCATCCCCGGCTACAGCGCGTACGCCGCGAGCAAGGGCGCCGTCGAGGCCATGACGCTGATCCTGGCCCGCGAGATGCGCGGCCGGGACATCACGGTGAACGCGGTGGCCCCCGGCCCGACCGCCACCGCCCTGTTCCTGGACGGCAAGGACGAGGAGACCATCGCGAGGATGGCCGCCCAGCCGCCGCTGGAGCGCCTCGGCACCCCGGAGGACATCGCCGGGGTCGTGTCCTTCCTCGCGGGCCCGGCCGGCCGCTGGGTCAACGGCCAGGTGCTCCGCGCCAACGGCGGCATCGCTTAA